The Streptomyces sp. NBC_00483 genome contains the following window.
TAATGGACGCCCTGTATGAGGCCGCAGAGCGGCTTGGCACCGAGTTGCCGTCGCAGTCCAGCCTGAAGACACAGATCTCGATGTTCGAGAACGGTCGGCGCGATCCGGGGCCCGAGTATCAGGCGCTGTTCTCTGAGGTCTACCGGGAGACCCGGGCGGCGCTCGGGTTTGCCCTGGAGACTGCGCCGTCCCAACTCGATTCCTTGCCGGTATCCCCGATGCCCCATGCTCCCGCGCCCACTGCGTCTCCGGCGGTCCTGGACTACCTGAGATCGACATTCGTCCAGCACGCACAAGGGGAACCGCTCGTCGGCCCCCGATTCCTCATTGCGCCAGTACAAGCGCAGGTGCCGCTCATCGAGCAGCTTTGCTCGGACACCTTCGGGGCGCTGCGCAGCGATGTCCTGCGCGTGGGCGCCCGATACTCCGAGTTCCTGGGGTGGCTCTACCAGGACACAGGAGACTCGCGGTCGGCGATGCTGTGGACGAACCGCGCCCTCGACTACGCCCGCGAGCTGAACGACCCCACGCTGACTTCCTATATCTCCCAGAGGCGCAGCAATATCGCGAGCGAGGCGGGAAGCCCTGGGTACGCCGTGGGACTCGCCACGGCCGCACTCGCGGAGGCGACCAAGCTGCCGAACCAGGTTCGAGCGGTGGCGCTCCGGGCTCAGGCCAACTCGTTCGCCCTGCTCGGCAACTCAGACGAAAGCGCGCGCTCTCTTGATGCGGCGCGCGAACTGGCGGCTCAGCCGCCGGACGACAGCGACGGCTTGGCCGGATACGTCTCGCCCTCGTACATCGACATGGAGGCGGCCAACTGCGCGATTGCGCTCAACGAGCCAGAGGAGGCGGTCAAGACGCTCGAAGAGAGCTTGACGCGGTGGCCCACGCAGCAACAGCGAGACCGCGGTCTGTGCCTCGCTCGGTTGGCCACGGCGTACGCACAGCTTGGCGATCTCGAAGGGGCAGTGAACACGGGGGCCGAGGCGGCGGGCATCGCTGAGGCCACGGGTTCGGCTCGAATCCTCGACCAGCTCACTCGGCTACAGGCGCACCTCACGAAGTTCAGCAAGCTGGTAGAGGTTGCCGAACTCAACCGAACTTTGGGCACTATGAGGGGGAGCTGACAGGACCGAAGGAGAGTTGTGAACCTGCTTCCCACGATCACCACTACGGACGTCCAGGAACAGGCACCCCGAGTAGCGGTGCTCCCGATCGGCTCGTACGAGCAGCATGGGGCCTACCTCCCGCTCGTCACGGACACGGCCATCGCGTGCATCATCGTCCGCGAGCTGGCCGACGCGTACCCCGTACTCGCTCTCCCGCCCATCTCCATCGCGTGCAGCCACGAGCACGGCACGTGGGCCGGAACGGTGAGCATCAGCGCGCGTACGCTCCACTCGGTGGTTACGGACATCGCGGCGTCGCTCGAAGCGTCCGGCATCCGCAAACTCGTTCTCGTCAACGGCCACGGCGGGAACTACGTGCTCTCCAACATCGTCCAGGAAGCCAACCTGACTGAGGCGCGCATGACGCTCTTCCCGCAGGGGCGCGAGTGGAACAGGTCCCGCGATCGCGCCGGCCTCGTGTCCGACGCTCACGGCGACATGCACGCGGGGGAGATCGAGACGTCCATCCTGCTCCACTCGGAGCCGAGTCTCGTACGCGAGGGATACGAGACCGCGGACCATGACGGAGGCGAGCGCCCGTTCCTCCTCACTCACGGCATGAAGGCGTACACCGAAACCGGCGTCATCGGTTTCCCGTCGTACGCGACAGCTGAGAAGGGGAAGGCCGTTTTGACGAGCCTCGTGGAGGACTTTGCCGAGCATCTTCGAGCTCTGGGGGAGTAGCCCTCAGAGAGGCCGATTCCCCCAGGTGTCCCCCAAGGGAGCGCCAATAGGCTGTATCCCCAGGTCAGGTGAGTCGGAATCGGTCCGCTGTAAATCTGCCGGCTCAGCCTTCCCAGGTTCGAATCCTGGCGCCGCCACACTTTGGGGGAAGCCCCCTCTGAACTGCGTAAATGCAGTTCAGAGGGGGCTTCGTCGTGTTTGGGGGTGATCTTGCGGGTGGAATCGAAATGCGGTGATCTGCGTCACATTGCCCAGATCTGTGGGGATCTACGCAGCCCGCCCGAACGCCCTTGTGTGACGGATGGGACGCCCATAGGGTGAGCCGGCTTGTGGCGGCAAGAAGAGGCGGGGCGGTATGCGCGTTGGGCTGGTGACCATGCCCTGGCACGCGATCGACCTGCCCTCCCTCCAGGTGGGCCTGCTGCACCAGCTGCTGCGCGAGGTTCGCCCGGACGACGAGGTGTGCGAGTTCCACGGCTCGCTGCGCTGGGCGGAGCTGCTTCTCGAGTGTTCGGGTGGCCGTCTGGGCCCCAGCGACTACGAGGCGATCGGCAGCGACTCGATCTTCCACGGGATCGGCGACTGGGTGTTCTCCGGAGTCCTCTACGACGACGAGGACTGGGGCGCCGCACAGCTGCGGTCGTACGCGCGCGAGCGCGGT
Protein-coding sequences here:
- a CDS encoding helix-turn-helix transcriptional regulator, with product MKTKLQAARKARGWSQTELMDALYEAAERLGTELPSQSSLKTQISMFENGRRDPGPEYQALFSEVYRETRAALGFALETAPSQLDSLPVSPMPHAPAPTASPAVLDYLRSTFVQHAQGEPLVGPRFLIAPVQAQVPLIEQLCSDTFGALRSDVLRVGARYSEFLGWLYQDTGDSRSAMLWTNRALDYARELNDPTLTSYISQRRSNIASEAGSPGYAVGLATAALAEATKLPNQVRAVALRAQANSFALLGNSDESARSLDAARELAAQPPDDSDGLAGYVSPSYIDMEAANCAIALNEPEEAVKTLEESLTRWPTQQQRDRGLCLARLATAYAQLGDLEGAVNTGAEAAGIAEATGSARILDQLTRLQAHLTKFSKLVEVAELNRTLGTMRGS
- a CDS encoding creatininase family protein → MNLLPTITTTDVQEQAPRVAVLPIGSYEQHGAYLPLVTDTAIACIIVRELADAYPVLALPPISIACSHEHGTWAGTVSISARTLHSVVTDIAASLEASGIRKLVLVNGHGGNYVLSNIVQEANLTEARMTLFPQGREWNRSRDRAGLVSDAHGDMHAGEIETSILLHSEPSLVREGYETADHDGGERPFLLTHGMKAYTETGVIGFPSYATAEKGKAVLTSLVEDFAEHLRALGE